One Catharus ustulatus isolate bCatUst1 chromosome 2, bCatUst1.pri.v2, whole genome shotgun sequence genomic window carries:
- the ZNF384 gene encoding zinc finger protein 384 isoform X3, with amino-acid sequence MSGSYRAIGRVTCRVLVKMEESHFNSSPYFWPAVPTVSGQIENTMFINKMKEQLLPTEKGCSLAPPHYPALLTVPTSVALPTGISMDSDTKPEQLTPHSQAPVTQNITVVPVQSAGLMTAGPGLVITSPSGSLVTTAASAQTFPISAPMIVSALPPGSQAALQVVPDLSKKGTTTLTEGGGGSGVAPKPPRGRKKKRLQESGLPEMSDPFVLTNEDDEDQHKDGKTYRCRMCSLTFYSKSEMQIHSKSHTETKPHKCPHCSKSFANSSYLAQHIRIHSGAKPYTCSYCQKAFRQLSHLQQHTRIHTGDRPYKCAHPGCEKAFTQLSNLQSHRRQHNKDKPFKCHNCHRAYTDAASLEVHLATHTVKHAKVYTCSICSRAYTSETYLMKHMRKHNIPDPQQQVVQAQAQASQQQQHFQPQGGGAAGGPSGDTNQPNPPPQCSFDLTPYKTSEHHKDICLTVSTSAIQVEHLSSS; translated from the exons ATGTCTGGTAGTTATAGAGCAATTGGAAGGGTTACGTGCAGAGTTCTGGTAAA GATGGAAGAATCTCATTTCAACTCCTCCCCATACTTctggccagcagtgcccaccgTCTCGGGACAG ATCGAGAACACCATGTTCATTAACAAGATGAAGGAGCAGCTATTGCCCACAGAGAagggctgcagcctggctccccCCCACTACCCTGCCTTGCTGACAGTCCCCACCTCTGTGGCCCTGCCCACTGGTATCTCCATGGACTCGGACACCAAGCCAGAGCAGCTGACACCACACAGCCAAGCCCCTGTGACTCAGAACATCACCGTGGTACCAGTGCAGTCTGCTGGGCTCATGACAGCAG GTCCTGGTCTGGTGATAACTTCCCCATCAGGTTCTCTGGTGACCACAGCCGCCTCTGCCCAAACCTTTCCCATCTCAGCTCCCATGATTGTCTCTGCGCTACCCCCTGGCtcccaggcagccctgcaggtggtTCCAGACCTGTCCAAGAAAGGGACAACCACCCTCACTGAAGGTGGTGGGGGCAGTGGAGTTGCCCCCAAACCACCCCGGGGCCGGAAGAAGAAACGATTGCAGGAGTCGGGTCTACCAGAGATGAGCGACCCCTTTGTGCTGACAAACGAGGATGATGAGGATCAGCACAAGGATGGCAAGACATACAG GTGCCGGATGTGTTCGCTGACCTTCTACTCCAAGTCGGAGATGCAGATCCACTCCAAGTCCCATACGGAGACAAAGCCACACAAGTGTCCTCACTGCTCCAAGAGCTTCGCCAACAGCTCCTACCTGGCCCAGCACATTCGTATCCACTCAGGGGCCAAGCCCTACACGTGCAGCTACTGCCAGAAGGCCTTCCGCCAGCTctcccacctgcagcagcacacacg TATCCACACCGGGGACCGACCCTACAAATGTGCTCACCCTGGGTGTGAAAAGGCTTTCACCCAGCTTTCCAACTTGCAG TCCCACAGACGGCAGCACAACAAAGACAAACCTTTCAAGTGCCACAACTGCCACCGTGCGTACACGGATGCTGCCTCGTTAGAGGTACACCTGGCTACACACACGGTGAAACACGCCAAGGTCTACACCTGCTCCATCTGCAGCCGGGCCTACACCTCG GAGACGTACCTGATGAAGCACATGCGGAAACACAACATCCCTgacccacagcagcaggtggTTCAGGCACAAGCCCAGGCctcgcagcagcagcagcacttccagccgCAGGGTGGGGGGGCAGCAGGGGGCCCTTCTGGAGACACTAACCAACCCAACCCTCCCCCCCAGTGCTCCTTTGACCTGACTCCTTACAAGACTTCAGAGCATCACAAGGACATCTGCCTCACTGTCAGCACCAGCGCCATCCAAGTGGAGCACCTCTCCAGCTCCTAG
- the ZNF384 gene encoding zinc finger protein 384 isoform X1: MSGSYRAIGRVTCRVLVKMEESHFNSSPYFWPAVPTVSGQIENTMFINKMKEQLLPTEKGCSLAPPHYPALLTVPTSVALPTGISMDSDTKPEQLTPHSQAPVTQNITVVPVQSAGLMTAGPGLVITSPSGSLVTTAASAQTFPISAPMIVSALPPGSQAALQVVPDLSKKGTTTLTEGGGGSGVAPKPPRGRKKKRLQESGLPEMSDPFVLTNEDDEDQHKDGKTYRCRMCSLTFYSKSEMQIHSKSHTETKPHKCPHCSKSFANSSYLAQHIRIHSGAKPYTCSYCQKAFRQLSHLQQHTRIHSKLHTAIVKPHKCPHCSKSFANTSYLAQHLRIHSGAKPYTCRYCQKAFRQLSHLQQHTRIHTGDRPYKCAHPGCEKAFTQLSNLQSHRRQHNKDKPFKCHNCHRAYTDAASLEVHLATHTVKHAKVYTCSICSRAYTSETYLMKHMRKHNIPDPQQQVVQAQAQASQQQQHFQPQGGGAAGGPSGDTNQPNPPPQCSFDLTPYKTSEHHKDICLTVSTSAIQVEHLSSS, encoded by the exons ATGTCTGGTAGTTATAGAGCAATTGGAAGGGTTACGTGCAGAGTTCTGGTAAA GATGGAAGAATCTCATTTCAACTCCTCCCCATACTTctggccagcagtgcccaccgTCTCGGGACAG ATCGAGAACACCATGTTCATTAACAAGATGAAGGAGCAGCTATTGCCCACAGAGAagggctgcagcctggctccccCCCACTACCCTGCCTTGCTGACAGTCCCCACCTCTGTGGCCCTGCCCACTGGTATCTCCATGGACTCGGACACCAAGCCAGAGCAGCTGACACCACACAGCCAAGCCCCTGTGACTCAGAACATCACCGTGGTACCAGTGCAGTCTGCTGGGCTCATGACAGCAG GTCCTGGTCTGGTGATAACTTCCCCATCAGGTTCTCTGGTGACCACAGCCGCCTCTGCCCAAACCTTTCCCATCTCAGCTCCCATGATTGTCTCTGCGCTACCCCCTGGCtcccaggcagccctgcaggtggtTCCAGACCTGTCCAAGAAAGGGACAACCACCCTCACTGAAGGTGGTGGGGGCAGTGGAGTTGCCCCCAAACCACCCCGGGGCCGGAAGAAGAAACGATTGCAGGAGTCGGGTCTACCAGAGATGAGCGACCCCTTTGTGCTGACAAACGAGGATGATGAGGATCAGCACAAGGATGGCAAGACATACAG GTGCCGGATGTGTTCGCTGACCTTCTACTCCAAGTCGGAGATGCAGATCCACTCCAAGTCCCATACGGAGACAAAGCCACACAAGTGTCCTCACTGCTCCAAGAGCTTCGCCAACAGCTCCTACCTGGCCCAGCACATTCGTATCCACTCAGGGGCCAAGCCCTACACGTGCAGCTACTGCCAGAAGGCCTTCCGCCAGCTctcccacctgcagcagcacacacg GATCCACTCCAAGCTCCACACGGCGATTGTCAAGCCGCACAAGTGTCCTCACTGCTCCAAGAGCTTCGCCAACACATCCTACCTGGCCCAGCACCTCCGCATCCACTCGGGGGCCAAGCCCTACACCTGCCGCTACTGCCAGAAGGCCTTCCGCCAGCTctcccacctgcagcagcacacacg TATCCACACCGGGGACCGACCCTACAAATGTGCTCACCCTGGGTGTGAAAAGGCTTTCACCCAGCTTTCCAACTTGCAG TCCCACAGACGGCAGCACAACAAAGACAAACCTTTCAAGTGCCACAACTGCCACCGTGCGTACACGGATGCTGCCTCGTTAGAGGTACACCTGGCTACACACACGGTGAAACACGCCAAGGTCTACACCTGCTCCATCTGCAGCCGGGCCTACACCTCG GAGACGTACCTGATGAAGCACATGCGGAAACACAACATCCCTgacccacagcagcaggtggTTCAGGCACAAGCCCAGGCctcgcagcagcagcagcacttccagccgCAGGGTGGGGGGGCAGCAGGGGGCCCTTCTGGAGACACTAACCAACCCAACCCTCCCCCCCAGTGCTCCTTTGACCTGACTCCTTACAAGACTTCAGAGCATCACAAGGACATCTGCCTCACTGTCAGCACCAGCGCCATCCAAGTGGAGCACCTCTCCAGCTCCTAG
- the ZNF384 gene encoding zinc finger protein 384 isoform X2: protein MEESHFNSSPYFWPAVPTVSGQIENTMFINKMKEQLLPTEKGCSLAPPHYPALLTVPTSVALPTGISMDSDTKPEQLTPHSQAPVTQNITVVPVQSAGLMTAGPGLVITSPSGSLVTTAASAQTFPISAPMIVSALPPGSQAALQVVPDLSKKGTTTLTEGGGGSGVAPKPPRGRKKKRLQESGLPEMSDPFVLTNEDDEDQHKDGKTYRCRMCSLTFYSKSEMQIHSKSHTETKPHKCPHCSKSFANSSYLAQHIRIHSGAKPYTCSYCQKAFRQLSHLQQHTRIHSKLHTAIVKPHKCPHCSKSFANTSYLAQHLRIHSGAKPYTCRYCQKAFRQLSHLQQHTRIHTGDRPYKCAHPGCEKAFTQLSNLQSHRRQHNKDKPFKCHNCHRAYTDAASLEVHLATHTVKHAKVYTCSICSRAYTSETYLMKHMRKHNIPDPQQQVVQAQAQASQQQQHFQPQGGGAAGGPSGDTNQPNPPPQCSFDLTPYKTSEHHKDICLTVSTSAIQVEHLSSS from the exons ATGGAAGAATCTCATTTCAACTCCTCCCCATACTTctggccagcagtgcccaccgTCTCGGGACAG ATCGAGAACACCATGTTCATTAACAAGATGAAGGAGCAGCTATTGCCCACAGAGAagggctgcagcctggctccccCCCACTACCCTGCCTTGCTGACAGTCCCCACCTCTGTGGCCCTGCCCACTGGTATCTCCATGGACTCGGACACCAAGCCAGAGCAGCTGACACCACACAGCCAAGCCCCTGTGACTCAGAACATCACCGTGGTACCAGTGCAGTCTGCTGGGCTCATGACAGCAG GTCCTGGTCTGGTGATAACTTCCCCATCAGGTTCTCTGGTGACCACAGCCGCCTCTGCCCAAACCTTTCCCATCTCAGCTCCCATGATTGTCTCTGCGCTACCCCCTGGCtcccaggcagccctgcaggtggtTCCAGACCTGTCCAAGAAAGGGACAACCACCCTCACTGAAGGTGGTGGGGGCAGTGGAGTTGCCCCCAAACCACCCCGGGGCCGGAAGAAGAAACGATTGCAGGAGTCGGGTCTACCAGAGATGAGCGACCCCTTTGTGCTGACAAACGAGGATGATGAGGATCAGCACAAGGATGGCAAGACATACAG GTGCCGGATGTGTTCGCTGACCTTCTACTCCAAGTCGGAGATGCAGATCCACTCCAAGTCCCATACGGAGACAAAGCCACACAAGTGTCCTCACTGCTCCAAGAGCTTCGCCAACAGCTCCTACCTGGCCCAGCACATTCGTATCCACTCAGGGGCCAAGCCCTACACGTGCAGCTACTGCCAGAAGGCCTTCCGCCAGCTctcccacctgcagcagcacacacg GATCCACTCCAAGCTCCACACGGCGATTGTCAAGCCGCACAAGTGTCCTCACTGCTCCAAGAGCTTCGCCAACACATCCTACCTGGCCCAGCACCTCCGCATCCACTCGGGGGCCAAGCCCTACACCTGCCGCTACTGCCAGAAGGCCTTCCGCCAGCTctcccacctgcagcagcacacacg TATCCACACCGGGGACCGACCCTACAAATGTGCTCACCCTGGGTGTGAAAAGGCTTTCACCCAGCTTTCCAACTTGCAG TCCCACAGACGGCAGCACAACAAAGACAAACCTTTCAAGTGCCACAACTGCCACCGTGCGTACACGGATGCTGCCTCGTTAGAGGTACACCTGGCTACACACACGGTGAAACACGCCAAGGTCTACACCTGCTCCATCTGCAGCCGGGCCTACACCTCG GAGACGTACCTGATGAAGCACATGCGGAAACACAACATCCCTgacccacagcagcaggtggTTCAGGCACAAGCCCAGGCctcgcagcagcagcagcacttccagccgCAGGGTGGGGGGGCAGCAGGGGGCCCTTCTGGAGACACTAACCAACCCAACCCTCCCCCCCAGTGCTCCTTTGACCTGACTCCTTACAAGACTTCAGAGCATCACAAGGACATCTGCCTCACTGTCAGCACCAGCGCCATCCAAGTGGAGCACCTCTCCAGCTCCTAG